A section of the Pseudomonas sp. Q1-7 genome encodes:
- the rplR gene encoding 50S ribosomal protein L18 translates to MSVKKETRLRRARKARLKMRELEAVRLCVYRSSQHIYAQVISADGAKVLASASTLDKELRDGATGNVDAAKKVGQLVAERAKAAGVTQVAFDRSGFKYHGRVKALADAAREGGLEF, encoded by the coding sequence ATGAGCGTAAAGAAAGAAACTCGTCTGCGTCGCGCTCGCAAGGCACGCCTGAAAATGCGCGAGCTGGAAGCCGTACGCCTCTGCGTGTACCGTTCTTCCCAGCACATCTACGCCCAGGTCATTTCGGCCGACGGCGCCAAGGTCCTGGCCAGCGCCTCGACCCTGGACAAAGAACTGCGTGACGGCGCCACCGGCAATGTCGACGCGGCCAAGAAGGTTGGTCAACTGGTTGCCGAGCGTGCGAAAGCCGCTGGCGTCACTCAGGTGGCATTCGATCGTTCTGGCTTCAAGTACCACGGCCGCGTCAAGGCGCTGGCTGATGCTGCTCGTGAAGGCGGGCTGGAGTTCTAA
- the rplF gene encoding 50S ribosomal protein L6, with translation MSRVAKNPVKLPAGVEVKLAGQQLSVKGAKGSLELKVHPSVEVLQESGELRFAARNGDQQNKAMAGTTRALVNNMVIGVSQGFERKLQLVGVGYKAQAKGQTLSLALGFSHPVDYELPQGITAETPSQTDILIKGIDKQLVGQVAAEIRDFRPPEPYKGKGVRYADEVVRRKEAKKK, from the coding sequence ATGTCTCGCGTTGCTAAGAACCCCGTCAAGCTGCCCGCTGGCGTAGAAGTCAAACTCGCCGGTCAGCAGCTCTCGGTAAAGGGCGCCAAAGGCTCCCTCGAACTGAAAGTGCATCCGTCCGTTGAGGTTCTGCAGGAATCCGGTGAGCTGCGTTTCGCTGCTCGCAACGGCGACCAGCAGAACAAGGCAATGGCCGGTACCACCCGTGCGCTGGTAAACAACATGGTGATCGGCGTCAGCCAGGGCTTCGAGCGCAAGCTCCAGCTGGTCGGCGTTGGTTACAAAGCTCAGGCCAAAGGTCAAACCTTGTCCTTGGCTCTTGGCTTCTCGCACCCGGTGGATTACGAACTGCCGCAAGGCATCACCGCTGAAACCCCCAGCCAGACCGATATCCTGATCAAGGGCATCGACAAGCAGCTGGTCGGTCAAGTGGCCGCCGAGATCCGCGACTTCCGTCCGCCGGAGCCTTACAAAGGCAAGGGTGTACGTTACGCCGACGAAGTCGTCCGTCGTAAAGAAGCTAAGAAGAAGTAG
- the rpsD gene encoding 30S ribosomal protein S4 has protein sequence MARYIGPKCKLSRREGTDLFLKSGARALESKCNIESAPGQHGARRGRLSDYGTQLREKQKVRRIYGVLERQFGNYYKEAAARKGATGENLLQLLECRLDNVVYRMGFGATRSESRQLVSHKAISVNGQTVNVPSYQVKAGDVVAVREKSKNQLRIAQALELCAQRGRVEWVEVDADKKSGVFKSVPARSDLSADINENLIVELYSK, from the coding sequence ATGGCTCGTTACATTGGTCCCAAGTGCAAACTGTCCCGTCGTGAAGGTACCGACCTCTTCCTGAAGAGTGGTGCTCGCGCGCTCGAATCCAAGTGCAACATCGAATCCGCTCCTGGTCAGCACGGTGCCCGTCGCGGTCGCCTGTCCGACTACGGCACCCAGCTGCGTGAAAAGCAGAAAGTGCGCCGTATCTATGGCGTCCTGGAGCGTCAGTTCGGTAACTACTACAAAGAAGCTGCTGCCCGTAAAGGCGCTACCGGCGAAAACCTGCTGCAACTCCTCGAGTGCCGCCTGGACAACGTCGTGTACCGCATGGGCTTCGGCGCTACCCGTTCCGAGTCCCGTCAGCTGGTTTCCCACAAGGCCATCAGCGTGAACGGCCAGACCGTGAACGTTCCGTCCTACCAGGTCAAAGCTGGTGACGTGGTTGCCGTTCGCGAGAAGTCGAAGAACCAACTGCGTATTGCCCAGGCCCTCGAACTGTGCGCCCAGCGTGGCCGCGTTGAGTGGGTCGAGGTAGACGCAGACAAGAAGTCCGGCGTGTTCAAGAGCGTGCCGGCTCGCAGCGATCTGTCCGCCGACATCAACGAAAACCTGATTGTCGAGCTCTACTCCAAGTAA
- the rplV gene encoding 50S ribosomal protein L22, with amino-acid sequence MEVAAKLSGARISAQKARLVADQIRGKKVGEALNLLTFSSKKAAEIMKKVLESAVANAEHNEGADVDDLKVSTVFVNEGRSLKRIMPRAKGRADRIVKRSCHITVKVADK; translated from the coding sequence ATGGAAGTAGCCGCTAAGCTGTCGGGCGCTCGAATCTCCGCCCAGAAAGCCCGCTTGGTCGCCGACCAGATCCGCGGGAAGAAGGTGGGCGAAGCGCTCAACCTGTTGACTTTCAGCAGCAAGAAAGCCGCTGAGATCATGAAGAAAGTGCTCGAATCGGCCGTGGCCAACGCTGAGCACAACGAAGGCGCAGACGTGGATGACCTGAAGGTTTCCACCGTTTTCGTCAACGAGGGGCGTTCGCTGAAGCGCATCATGCCGCGTGCCAAGGGCCGTGCTGATCGCATCGTCAAGCGGTCTTGCCATATCACTGTCAAGGTTGCGGACAAGTAA
- the rpsQ gene encoding 30S ribosomal protein S17 — MAEAQKTVRTLTGRVVSDKMDKTITVLIERRVKHPIYGKYVKRSTKLHAHDETNQCRIGDKVTIRETRPLAKTKSWSLVEVVERAVEV, encoded by the coding sequence ATGGCTGAAGCTCAGAAAACCGTCCGCACGCTGACCGGCCGTGTCGTCAGCGACAAGATGGACAAGACCATCACCGTCCTGATCGAGCGTCGCGTAAAGCACCCGATCTACGGTAAATACGTGAAGCGTTCGACCAAGCTGCACGCCCACGACGAAACCAACCAGTGCCGCATCGGCGACAAGGTCACCATTCGTGAGACCCGCCCGCTGGCCAAGACCAAGTCCTGGTCCCTGGTGGAAGTCGTCGAACGTGCCGTGGAAGTCTAA
- the rplB gene encoding 50S ribosomal protein L2, which translates to MAIVKCKPTSAGRRFVVKVVNQELHKGAPYAPLVEKKSKTGGRNNNGRITTRHIGGGHKQHYRLVDFRRNKDGIPATVERIEYDPNRTAHIALLKYADGERRYIIAPKGVSAGDQLISGVNAPIKAGNTLPLRNIPVGSTIHGIELKPGKGAQIARSAGASVQLVAREGAYVTLRLRSGEMRKVLAECRATLGEVSNSEHSLRSLGKAGAKRWRGVRPTVRGVAMNPVDHPHGGGEGRTSGGRHPVSPWGFPTKGAKTRANKRTDNMIVRRRK; encoded by the coding sequence ATGGCAATCGTTAAGTGCAAACCGACTTCCGCTGGCCGCCGTTTCGTGGTCAAGGTGGTCAACCAGGAGCTGCACAAAGGCGCTCCCTACGCTCCGCTGGTCGAGAAGAAGTCGAAGACCGGTGGTCGTAACAACAACGGCCGCATCACCACTCGCCACATCGGCGGTGGTCACAAGCAGCACTACCGTCTGGTCGACTTCCGTCGCAACAAGGATGGCATTCCTGCCACCGTTGAGCGCATCGAATACGATCCTAACCGTACTGCTCATATCGCTCTGCTGAAGTACGCCGACGGCGAGCGTCGCTACATCATCGCGCCGAAGGGCGTGAGCGCTGGCGACCAGCTGATCTCGGGTGTCAATGCACCGATCAAGGCCGGTAACACCCTGCCGCTGCGTAACATCCCGGTTGGTAGCACCATTCACGGCATCGAACTCAAGCCCGGCAAAGGCGCGCAAATCGCCCGTTCCGCTGGTGCCTCCGTTCAGCTGGTTGCCCGTGAAGGCGCCTACGTAACCCTGCGTCTGCGTTCCGGCGAGATGCGTAAAGTCCTGGCCGAGTGCCGTGCGACCCTGGGCGAAGTCTCGAACTCCGAGCACAGCCTGCGTTCGCTGGGTAAAGCCGGTGCCAAGCGCTGGCGTGGTGTTCGCCCGACCGTTCGCGGCGTGGCGATGAACCCGGTAGACCACCCGCATGGTGGTGGTGAAGGTCGTACCTCTGGTGGCCGTCATCCGGTGTCTCCGTGGGGCTTCCCGACCAAGGGTGCGAAGACCCGCGCGAACAAGCGCACCGACAACATGATCGTCCGTCGCCGTAAATAA
- the rpmC gene encoding 50S ribosomal protein L29, which yields MKANELREKSVQQLNEQLLGLLRDQFNLRMQKATGQLGQSHLLSQVKRDIARVKTVLNQQAGK from the coding sequence ATGAAAGCGAATGAACTTCGTGAAAAATCCGTACAGCAGCTGAACGAGCAACTGCTCGGCCTGCTGCGCGACCAGTTCAATCTGCGCATGCAGAAAGCAACTGGCCAGTTGGGGCAGTCTCACCTGCTCTCGCAAGTGAAGCGCGACATCGCTCGCGTGAAAACTGTGCTCAACCAGCAAGCAGGTAAGTAA
- the rpsK gene encoding 30S ribosomal protein S11, whose amino-acid sequence MAKPAARPRKKVKKTVVDGIAHIHASFNNTIVTITDRQGNALSWATSGGSGFRGSRKSTPFAAQVAAERAGQAALEYGLKNLDVNVKGPGPGRESAVRALNACGYKIASITDVTPIPHNGCRPPKKRRV is encoded by the coding sequence ATGGCTAAGCCTGCTGCTCGTCCTCGTAAGAAAGTCAAAAAGACAGTGGTGGATGGGATCGCCCATATCCACGCTTCTTTCAACAACACCATCGTCACCATTACCGACCGTCAAGGTAACGCCCTGTCCTGGGCTACCTCCGGTGGTTCTGGTTTCCGCGGTTCCCGTAAGAGCACTCCGTTCGCTGCCCAGGTTGCGGCCGAGCGTGCCGGTCAGGCAGCTCTGGAGTACGGCCTGAAGAACCTCGACGTGAACGTCAAGGGCCCGGGTCCGGGTCGCGAATCCGCTGTGCGTGCTCTGAACGCCTGCGGTTACAAGATCGCCAGCATCACCGACGTGACGCCCATCCCGCATAACGGGTGCCGTCCGCCGAAGAAGCGTCGCGTGTAA
- the rpsC gene encoding 30S ribosomal protein S3 — protein MGQKVHPTGIRLGIVKEHTSVWYADKRTYADYLFADLKVREYLQDKLKSASVSRIDIHRPAQTARITIHTARPGIVIGKKGEDVEKLRQDLTKQMGVPVHINIEEIRKPELDGMLVAQSVAQQLERRVMFRRAMKRAVQNAMRIGAKGIKIQVSGRLGGAEIARTEWYREGRVPLHTLRADIDYATYEAHTTYGVIGVKVWIFKGEVIGGRQEELKPVAPAPRKKAAK, from the coding sequence ATGGGTCAGAAAGTACATCCCACTGGCATTCGCCTGGGTATCGTCAAGGAGCACACCTCCGTTTGGTATGCAGATAAGCGCACTTATGCCGATTATCTGTTTGCCGATCTGAAGGTGCGTGAGTACCTCCAAGACAAACTAAAAAGCGCGTCCGTAAGCCGTATCGATATCCATCGTCCGGCTCAAACCGCACGTATCACCATCCACACCGCCCGTCCCGGTATCGTGATCGGCAAGAAAGGTGAAGATGTTGAGAAACTGCGCCAGGACCTGACCAAGCAAATGGGTGTGCCGGTGCACATCAATATCGAAGAGATCCGCAAGCCGGAGCTTGACGGTATGCTGGTTGCGCAGAGCGTAGCTCAGCAGCTGGAGCGTCGCGTGATGTTCCGTCGCGCCATGAAGCGCGCTGTACAGAACGCCATGCGCATTGGTGCCAAGGGTATCAAGATTCAGGTAAGTGGTCGTCTCGGTGGCGCTGAAATCGCCCGTACCGAGTGGTACCGCGAAGGTCGTGTGCCTCTGCACACCCTGCGTGCCGACATCGACTACGCAACCTATGAAGCGCACACCACCTACGGTGTGATTGGTGTGAAGGTTTGGATCTTCAAGGGTGAGGTCATTGGTGGCCGCCAGGAAGAGCTGAAGCCCGTAGCGCCCGCTCCTCGTAAAAAAGCTGCTAAGTAA
- the rpsM gene encoding 30S ribosomal protein S13: MARIAGVNIPDNKHTVISLTYIYGVGRTTAQKICAVTGVNPAAKIKDLSDEQIEQLRGEVAKLTTEGDLRREINMNIKRLMDLGCYRGLRHRRGLPVHGQRTKTNARTRKGPRKPIRK; the protein is encoded by the coding sequence ATGGCCCGTATTGCAGGCGTCAACATTCCAGATAACAAGCACACTGTTATCTCGCTGACCTACATCTACGGTGTTGGTCGCACCACCGCGCAGAAAATCTGCGCTGTCACCGGTGTTAATCCGGCGGCAAAGATCAAAGATCTCTCTGACGAGCAGATCGAACAGCTGCGTGGCGAAGTCGCGAAGCTCACCACCGAAGGTGACCTGCGTCGCGAAATCAACATGAACATCAAGCGTCTGATGGATCTGGGTTGCTACCGCGGCCTGCGTCATCGTCGTGGCCTGCCTGTTCATGGCCAACGTACCAAGACCAACGCGCGCACCCGCAAGGGCCCGCGTAAGCCGATCCGCAAGTAA
- the rpsN gene encoding 30S ribosomal protein S14 has protein sequence MAKQSMKNRELKRQQTVAKYAKKRAELKAIIANPNSTPEARWEAQVALQKQPRDASASRLRNRCRITGRPHGVYRKFGLGRNKLREAAMRGDVPGLVKASW, from the coding sequence ATGGCCAAACAGAGCATGAAGAACCGTGAGCTGAAGCGTCAGCAAACGGTTGCTAAGTACGCCAAAAAGCGTGCTGAGCTGAAAGCTATCATCGCCAACCCGAACTCCACTCCGGAAGCTCGTTGGGAAGCGCAGGTAGCCCTGCAGAAGCAGCCACGTGACGCCAGCGCCTCGCGCCTGCGTAACCGCTGCCGCATCACCGGGCGTCCGCACGGCGTTTACCGCAAGTTCGGCCTCGGTCGTAACAAGCTGCGTGAAGCCGCCATGCGCGGTGATGTGCCGGGCCTGGTGAAAGCCAGCTGGTAA
- the rplN gene encoding 50S ribosomal protein L14 translates to MIQTQSMLDVADNSGARRVMCIKVLGGSHRRYAGIGDIIKVTVKEAIPRGKVKKGQVMTAVVVRTKHGVRRPDGSIIRFDGNAAVLLNNKQEPIGTRIFGPVTRELRSEKFMKIVSLAPEVL, encoded by the coding sequence ATGATTCAGACTCAATCCATGCTCGACGTCGCTGACAACAGCGGTGCTCGTCGCGTTATGTGCATCAAGGTCCTTGGTGGTTCGCACCGTCGCTATGCCGGCATCGGCGACATCATCAAGGTCACCGTGAAAGAAGCGATTCCGCGTGGCAAGGTGAAGAAAGGCCAGGTAATGACCGCTGTCGTGGTCCGTACCAAGCACGGCGTTCGTCGCCCTGACGGCTCGATCATCCGCTTCGACGGCAACGCCGCCGTCCTGCTGAACAACAAGCAGGAGCCGATCGGCACCCGTATCTTCGGGCCCGTGACCCGTGAACTGCGTTCCGAGAAGTTCATGAAGATCGTCTCGCTCGCCCCCGAAGTGCTGTAA
- the secY gene encoding preprotein translocase subunit SecY — MAKQGALSALSNGGLSELWARLRFLFLAIIVYRIGAHIPVPGINPDRLAELFRQNEGTILSLFNMFSGGALERMSIFALGIMPYISASIIMQLMTAISPQLEQLKKEGEAGRRKISQYTRYGTVALALVQAIGMSVGLASQGVAFSTDFGFHFVAVTTFVAGAMFMMWLGEQITERGVGNGISMLIFAGIVAGLPSAIGQSFESARQGDINILALVAIGLLAVAIIGFVVFIERGQRRIAVHYAKRQQGRKVFAAQTSHLPLKVNMAGVIPAIFASSILLFPASLGAWFGQSESMGWLQDVAQAIAPGQPLNILLFSAGIVFFCFFYTALMFNPKDVAENLKKSGAFIPGIRPGEQSARYIDGVLTRLTMFGALYMTAVCLLPQFLVVAANVPFYLGGTSLLIVVVVVMDFMAQVQSHLVSHQYESLMKKANLKGYGSGMLR; from the coding sequence ATGGCTAAGCAAGGTGCTCTCTCCGCGCTCAGCAATGGCGGGTTGTCCGAGCTCTGGGCTCGACTGCGTTTCCTGTTCCTGGCGATCATCGTCTACCGGATCGGCGCGCACATCCCAGTGCCCGGTATCAACCCGGACCGGCTGGCCGAACTGTTCCGGCAGAACGAGGGGACCATTCTTAGCCTGTTCAACATGTTCTCCGGTGGTGCATTGGAGCGGATGAGCATCTTTGCGCTGGGGATCATGCCGTACATCTCGGCATCGATCATCATGCAGCTCATGACCGCTATCAGTCCGCAGCTGGAGCAGTTGAAGAAGGAAGGTGAGGCTGGCCGTCGCAAGATCAGCCAGTACACCCGCTACGGCACTGTAGCCCTGGCATTGGTTCAGGCCATCGGCATGTCCGTTGGCCTGGCCAGTCAGGGCGTCGCTTTCTCGACTGATTTCGGCTTCCACTTCGTGGCCGTTACCACCTTCGTGGCTGGTGCGATGTTCATGATGTGGCTGGGCGAGCAGATCACAGAGCGCGGTGTCGGCAACGGTATCTCGATGCTGATTTTTGCTGGCATCGTGGCCGGTCTGCCGAGTGCGATCGGGCAGTCCTTCGAGTCTGCACGTCAGGGCGATATCAATATTCTCGCCCTGGTCGCTATCGGTCTGCTGGCAGTAGCGATCATCGGTTTCGTGGTGTTCATTGAGCGTGGTCAGCGTCGCATTGCGGTGCACTACGCCAAGCGTCAGCAGGGCCGTAAGGTCTTCGCTGCGCAAACCAGCCACCTCCCGTTGAAGGTGAACATGGCCGGTGTTATCCCGGCTATTTTCGCCAGCAGCATCCTGCTGTTCCCGGCCTCTCTGGGCGCCTGGTTCGGTCAGTCCGAAAGCATGGGCTGGCTGCAGGACGTTGCACAGGCCATCGCTCCTGGTCAGCCGTTGAACATTCTGCTGTTTAGTGCAGGGATCGTATTCTTCTGCTTCTTCTACACAGCGCTGATGTTCAATCCGAAAGACGTGGCGGAGAACCTGAAGAAGTCCGGTGCCTTTATTCCGGGCATCCGTCCGGGCGAGCAGTCGGCGCGCTATATCGATGGCGTACTGACCCGCTTGACCATGTTCGGTGCTCTGTACATGACGGCTGTTTGCCTGCTGCCCCAGTTCCTGGTGGTTGCAGCAAACGTACCGTTCTACCTTGGCGGGACCTCGTTGCTGATCGTGGTCGTGGTTGTGATGGACTTTATGGCCCAAGTACAATCGCACCTCGTTTCGCACCAGTACGAATCCCTGATGAAGAAAGCCAACCTGAAGGGCTACGGCAGCGGCATGCTCCGCTGA
- the rplO gene encoding 50S ribosomal protein L15, producing the protein MKLNDLRSAPGARREKHRPGRGIGSGLGKTGGRGHKGQTSRSGGTIAPGFEGGQQPLHRRLPKFGFVSLKALDRAEVRTSELAKVEGDVITLQALKDANVINQNVQRVKVMLSGDVTRAVTLKGIAATKGARAAIEAAGGKFED; encoded by the coding sequence ATGAAACTGAACGATCTGCGTTCCGCGCCGGGTGCCCGTCGCGAGAAGCACCGTCCGGGCCGTGGTATCGGCAGCGGTCTGGGCAAGACTGGTGGCCGTGGTCACAAAGGTCAGACCTCCCGCTCCGGTGGCACCATCGCTCCGGGCTTCGAGGGCGGTCAACAGCCGCTGCACCGTCGTCTGCCGAAGTTCGGCTTCGTTTCCCTGAAGGCTCTGGATCGCGCCGAAGTGCGTACCTCCGAGCTGGCCAAGGTTGAAGGCGACGTCATCACTCTGCAGGCATTGAAGGATGCCAACGTGATTAACCAGAACGTACAGCGTGTGAAAGTCATGCTGTCCGGCGACGTTACTCGCGCGGTGACCCTGAAAGGTATCGCAGCCACCAAAGGTGCGCGTGCGGCTATCGAAGCAGCTGGCGGTAAGTTCGAGGACTAA
- the rpsS gene encoding 30S ribosomal protein S19 — MPRSLKKGPFIDLHLLKKIEVAVEKNDRKPVKTWSRRSIVLPQMVGLTIAVHNGRQHVPVLVNEDMVGHKLGEFAATRTYRGHAADKKAKR, encoded by the coding sequence GTGCCGCGTTCTCTGAAAAAAGGTCCTTTTATCGATCTTCACCTACTGAAGAAGATCGAAGTGGCGGTGGAAAAGAACGATCGCAAGCCGGTGAAAACCTGGTCGCGTCGCTCCATCGTACTGCCGCAAATGGTCGGTCTGACCATCGCTGTGCATAACGGTCGTCAACACGTCCCGGTCCTCGTGAACGAAGACATGGTCGGCCACAAACTGGGCGAGTTCGCCGCTACCCGCACCTATCGCGGGCACGCTGCGGACAAGAAAGCCAAGCGTTAA
- the rpsE gene encoding 30S ribosomal protein S5: MANNEQKRDEGYIEKLVQVNRVAKTVKGGRIFTFTALTVVGDGKGRVGFGRGKSREVPAAIQKAMEAARRNMIQVDLDGTTLQYPIKSAHGASKVFMQPASEGTGIIAGGAMRAVLEVAGVQNVLAKCYGSTNPVNVVYATFKGLKNMQSPESVAAKRGKSVEEIL; this comes from the coding sequence ATGGCAAATAACGAGCAAAAGCGCGACGAAGGCTACATCGAGAAGCTGGTTCAGGTTAACCGCGTTGCCAAGACCGTAAAAGGTGGTCGTATTTTCACTTTCACCGCGCTGACCGTGGTGGGTGATGGCAAGGGTCGTGTCGGCTTCGGTCGTGGCAAGTCGCGCGAAGTGCCGGCAGCCATCCAGAAGGCGATGGAAGCTGCCCGCCGCAACATGATCCAGGTCGATCTGGACGGCACGACTCTGCAGTACCCGATCAAGTCCGCTCATGGCGCCTCCAAGGTGTTCATGCAGCCGGCTTCCGAAGGTACCGGTATCATCGCTGGCGGCGCCATGCGTGCCGTTCTGGAAGTGGCCGGTGTGCAGAACGTTCTGGCCAAATGCTACGGCTCCACCAATCCGGTGAACGTGGTTTACGCCACCTTCAAGGGTCTGAAGAACATGCAGTCCCCTGAGTCCGTTGCGGCCAAGCGTGGTAAGAGCGTCGAGGAGATTCTCTAA
- the rpmD gene encoding 50S ribosomal protein L30 — MATVKVTLIKSVSGRLANHKACVKGLGLRRIGHTVEVQDTPENRGMINKAYYLLRVEG; from the coding sequence ATGGCAACTGTCAAAGTAACGCTGATCAAAAGCGTCAGCGGCCGTCTGGCTAACCACAAAGCTTGCGTCAAGGGCCTCGGCCTGCGTCGCATTGGTCATACCGTAGAGGTCCAGGACACTCCTGAGAACCGCGGCATGATCAACAAGGCTTACTACCTTCTGCGTGTCGAGGGTTAA
- the rpmJ gene encoding 50S ribosomal protein L36 — protein sequence MKVRASVKKLCRNCKIIRRDGVVRVICSAEPRHKQRQG from the coding sequence ATGAAAGTTCGTGCATCGGTGAAGAAGCTGTGCCGCAACTGCAAGATCATCCGTCGCGACGGTGTCGTTCGCGTGATCTGCAGCGCGGAGCCGCGTCACAAACAGCGCCAAGGCTGA
- the rplP gene encoding 50S ribosomal protein L16 encodes MLQPKRTKFRKQMTGHNRGLAQRGSKVSFGEFALKATGRGRLTARQIEAARRALTRHVKRGGKIWIRVFPDKPVTKKPLEVRMGKGKGGVEYWVAQIQPGKVLYEIEGVSEELAREAFALAAAKLPLATSFVKRTVM; translated from the coding sequence ATGCTGCAACCAAAGCGTACGAAGTTCCGCAAGCAGATGACCGGCCACAACCGTGGTCTGGCTCAGCGCGGTAGCAAGGTCAGCTTCGGCGAGTTCGCGCTGAAGGCAACTGGCCGTGGTCGTCTCACTGCCCGCCAGATCGAGGCTGCACGTCGTGCCCTCACCCGTCACGTGAAGCGTGGCGGCAAGATCTGGATCCGTGTGTTCCCGGATAAGCCCGTGACCAAGAAGCCCCTCGAAGTTCGTATGGGTAAAGGTAAGGGTGGCGTCGAGTACTGGGTTGCCCAGATTCAACCGGGCAAGGTCCTGTACGAGATCGAGGGTGTTTCCGAAGAGCTGGCGCGTGAGGCATTCGCCCTGGCTGCTGCAAAGCTGCCGCTCGCCACCTCCTTTGTTAAGCGGACGGTGATGTGA
- the rpsH gene encoding 30S ribosomal protein S8 — MSMQDPLADMLTRIRNAQMAEKSVVSMPSSKLKVAVADVLKNEGYITGYQVSSDIKPLLSIELKYFEGRPVIEELKRVSRPGLRQYKSVDQLPKVRGGLGVSIVSTNKGVMTDRAARAAGVGGEVLCTVF; from the coding sequence ATGAGTATGCAGGACCCGTTAGCGGACATGCTAACTCGTATCCGTAATGCCCAGATGGCTGAAAAGTCTGTCGTAAGCATGCCGTCCTCCAAGCTGAAGGTGGCAGTAGCCGACGTTCTGAAGAACGAAGGTTACATCACGGGATACCAAGTCAGCAGCGACATCAAGCCTCTGCTGTCCATCGAGCTCAAGTACTTCGAAGGCCGTCCGGTCATCGAGGAGCTTAAGCGCGTAAGTCGTCCTGGCCTGCGCCAGTACAAGTCCGTCGATCAGCTGCCGAAAGTACGTGGCGGCCTGGGCGTATCGATCGTTTCCACCAACAAGGGTGTGATGACTGATCGTGCTGCTCGCGCTGCTGGTGTTGGCGGCGAAGTGCTTTGCACTGTGTTCTAA
- the rplE gene encoding 50S ribosomal protein L5, translating to MARLKEIYRNEIAPKLKEQLQLSNVMEIPRITKITLNMGLGEAIGDKKVIESAVADLEKITGQKAVVTYARKSIAGFKVREGWPIGVKVTLRRDRMYEFLDRLLSISLPRVRDFRGLNAKSFDGRGNYSMGVKEQIIFPEIDYDKIDALRGLDITLTTTARTDDEGRALLRAFNFPFRN from the coding sequence ATGGCACGACTGAAAGAGATTTACCGGAACGAAATCGCGCCGAAACTGAAGGAGCAACTTCAGCTTTCGAACGTGATGGAGATTCCGCGCATCACCAAGATCACCCTGAACATGGGTCTGGGCGAAGCCATCGGTGACAAGAAAGTCATCGAGAGCGCAGTAGCTGACCTGGAAAAGATCACTGGCCAGAAAGCCGTCGTGACCTATGCTCGCAAGTCCATTGCGGGCTTCAAGGTGCGTGAAGGTTGGCCGATCGGCGTCAAGGTCACCCTGCGCCGTGACCGCATGTACGAATTCCTGGATCGTCTGCTGTCCATCTCCCTGCCGCGTGTACGCGACTTCCGCGGCCTGAATGCCAAGTCCTTCGACGGTCGTGGCAACTACAGCATGGGTGTGAAAGAGCAGATCATCTTCCCGGAAATCGATTACGACAAAATCGATGCGCTGCGCGGTCTGGACATCACCCTGACCACCACCGCCCGTACGGATGATGAAGGTCGTGCCCTGCTGCGCGCCTTCAACTTCCCGTTCCGCAACTGA
- the rplX gene encoding 50S ribosomal protein L24, producing the protein MQKIRRDDEIIVIAGKDKGKRGKVLKVLADSRVLVSGVNLIKRHTKPNPMAGVQGGIVEREAPLHLSNVAIFNAETNKADRVGFKVEEGKKIRVFKSTQKPVDA; encoded by the coding sequence ATGCAAAAGATTCGTCGTGACGACGAGATCATCGTCATCGCCGGCAAGGACAAGGGCAAGCGTGGCAAGGTGCTGAAGGTTCTCGCCGACAGCCGTGTGCTGGTCAGTGGTGTAAACCTGATCAAGCGCCACACCAAGCCTAACCCCATGGCCGGTGTCCAGGGCGGTATCGTCGAGCGGGAGGCGCCGCTGCACCTCTCCAACGTTGCCATCTTCAATGCCGAAACCAACAAGGCTGATCGCGTTGGTTTCAAGGTTGAAGAAGGTAAGAAAATTCGTGTCTTCAAGTCGACCCAAAAACCGGTTGATGCTTGA